From Dermacentor albipictus isolate Rhodes 1998 colony chromosome 8, USDA_Dalb.pri_finalv2, whole genome shotgun sequence:
gtgggaatatagtgagcttccaAATGTAATAAGAAATGCGGAAAGAGAAGCAGCaattcattggaaaggaaaaagagTAACAGAAAAGCTGGTCGAACAGAGAGATACGAGAAGCGTTCGCCGAAaaacagaaagcatcccgagagcacaggcaggcaaaggcgcagttgccgcacgaaagtagccagtaaatgggaaatataccgggagaaaaagtcagTGGTTccaatactggtgcaagcaatgataaaaggtgaaagtgaacgttggttgtcggAAAGAcgggagaaaaagaaggccgcaacTAGAATATTTTGGCACCACATAAACTTATTAGGTAGGAAGTctgaaacaatacaacatatcctagaggaagatggaaacaaattggAAGGGAACGCGGCATTAAATTGCCtcggaaaaataacagccgaatctttccaaggcaatggtGAGGTTTTActtgaggaaagaaagagcatgaaagagaaccagatggaaaaggagctggtgctgacaaatttcagctgGAACAAAGCCCAAGAAAAAATTCCGAAGCcaacagccacagggctagacaaagttcccgttaggctgattaatcaACTAGGtccaaaaagcaaaaaaaactctgtggaaagcagtagaaaaaagtctaaaagatagatgaataccagacagctggcgacaaagtaaaataaatataatttatagaggtaagggggagaaatatagaattcactcgtatagaccgttgaccattacatccgTAATATGCAGGTTAgtaatgcaggcaattaaattaaagctggaagaatgggcagagattaatggCATATTAGAGGAACTTCACGATGGCTTAATAATGTATAGGCATCTGGATTGTAATTTTTTATCCGTGCTCAGTCTATTGAAGTCTTCAGAGTAGAAAAGAAACAGTTGTATGTGGCGTTTTTAGAAATTGCAGGAGCGACAACGTAggccgcaacattttgtgggatattctcgaaggggaaggcttaggtgacaatTGTCtagagcttttgagagagatttacctagaaaataccgtttgcatcgAATGAGAAGGaatgaggagcaaggagaaagttgatatcaacaagtgactgaggcaggggtgcccattatccccactgctgtttatgatgtacacggtGAGGAGGGAAAGAGAGCTAGAAAGAAGtcatatcgggtttaatctctcatacaaacaggccggtacagtagtagagcagcagcttccaggtttgttttatgcggacgacattgtgttactAGCTAACACACAGAGTGACATGTAATGTCTGGCTAATTCTATGGAAGGGAAGGCGATAAGTTATTTCTAAAATGTAGCGTTAAAAAATGGGGTGTTACAGTATTCATTGAAAACAGCGAACAGGCAGTGACAATACCGTGCCAGGAAATATCTTGCGTAAATGAATACAAATATATCTTGGTATACAGATAAATAAAGgcaataaatatatggaaacaggaaaaaagaataaagtaaaggggaagagaaatgcggccataatgaaacacagagggctatggggatacaatagatacGACGTGCTGCAGGGTATGtgcaaaggtgtaatggttccaggacttacttttggaaatgcgattgtttgcttgaaatcagggctacaatcaggactcgatggcaaccaaaggtcagtgggacttccgcattgggtgctcacgggaggACAACAGATGAAGCTGtccagggtgatatgggctggacaagttttgaagtgagggatgcTCACAGAAAAATTAATCATGAAGAATGACtcaggaatgtggaagaaagtaaatgggctgggagagtgttgagatatctgtacaggaaaaacattgattcacagtggaggaaaagaactaggaagattaccagcaagtatgcggcctgtgtgATGCGCAACACAGCTACAAAAAAcgtcaagcgaaaagtcagaggctgaaataatcttgTGTGGCGGCAATGGCaaagaaacctaccatgagtaactacttaagaggaaaaaacgaaatctggaaagaaataatttatgatatctcaaagggaagctcattacttttcgaagcgagttcagaatgccttggaacacgcacttataaagcgagatataagaaagaagaagcatgtgcttgctgcggtaaagctagagaaacgatggagcatgttttattagaatgtgaagatatctgcccagcggtctatTTAGGAACCACGGTCCTCCTTGACGCCCTTGTGTTCAGCGAGAGcatggggaaagtaaacatgtccacaatagagattagtaaaaggtGGTTAGAAGCTTGGCAAAAGAAAAATAGGTAAACTAGAAACAATGGTGGtggaaaaaaacaaaattcacTGTAGGGTTTCAGAAACtttgtttatttgaattcaccatgggtttttttccttttgttaacATAGGTAACACTGGGCACTGGGCattaaaataacaagagcttggtggcactaCCCATCGCCTCATTCCAAAGAGGACTTGTAACATcctcacacagacacacacacacacgtgtgcatatatatatatgtatatatatatatatatatatatatatatatatatatatatatatatatatatatatatatatatatatatatatatgtatgtatatatatatataatatgtggaCGCTCTCCCTGCAGCCGAAGCGTAAGTTGGGCACAGTATGAAATTAGTGTGTGTCATTCCTTCGGAGCCACCGACGGTGCTTGCTATCTCCCTTTGCAAATACTAGAATACCTTCGCCTGCTAGTGTGTTAAAATCCACTGCGCTTTGAAATGGGAGCGTACTATTCCTTGTTGGTTCCAGCAATCATTTGCCGCTATATTGTGATGGCAAAGCACAAGGAAGGAGCAGAGTGCACTCCAAAAGGAGTTGAGCCGCACCAAACATTATAAAAATTTACTGTAAGGTCAGGATCGGGGTGTGAATGACTGAAATTTGGATTTGAAGTTTCGCTCCATGACAGCACAGCCTGCCCTGCCACAAAGCCACACTTCAGGGCAAGGTTCTCGAGTACTCACACTTTCGCTATCTCCTTGGGAATCCCACCCTTTTTCCACCCCTGtgtgttgaagctcccttctcTCCTCCACTGTCGGTCATTTTCCTCCTCTGCGTGGGTCGCCATTTTGCATTTAACAGGTAATAGTGCACATGGTGCTAGCAGAGTTGAACTTGGGTCACGATAAGCTATGATCAACGGCCCACCTCCCATCTCGGGAAACAGTATACAGTCATTGGCTTAAGATACGACATGGACAAGTAGTTAATCCCATAATGGATGCTGTTTTGTACACATCTGGGGGTTGTGTATGCAgttattttcatgggttatacgcacatattatatttttttctttctgggctgTCCTGAAAGAGGATGCGGGTTGGCAGGTTATATGGGAAAAACTGCAGCATTTCCTAGCCGGCTCCTTCAAATCTCAACTTAAGATAATGTTGCCAAAGTTCAGTGCGTGATCAAGAGGAAATTAACTGACCAAGTCTGGTATAAAACAAATTTGTTGTGCCACTTTGTGCCTCCTAATTATACTCTGTCTTGCGATGTGACTGGTTGAATAGGTAGGGGCGGCGGAGtagctttatttattcacaaaGGCATTGATTTTGTAGTGATACCGAGTCTTCCTGTCACAGAGTCGGTATGGTGCAAATTATACATAGGTGATCTTGTGGTGGCTACTGAGTAAATAAAAATAACCGTTAGGAGTTCTTTGTTTCATCGTACTTGAAATCACCCTGAAGATCTCCCAAATTAAATGATAAAGATTGCTTGTCTATAAATTTAGCCTCTGTGTTCTTTTTGCCATTTCTTAAcaactcttatttttttttgtttgtgcagcaTCAAGACCTTTAATTTCTGCATCAACTGCCAAATGTGACAACTCAAAGCAAGGATGCTTCCACCGATGTCAGCTATGTGACTATGAGACTGATGAACTATTTCTTCTGGAAGAACATGCCAGCGACCATACTGGCGAGAAACTGTTTCATTGCCCTTTATGCCATCGGAGGTTTCCACAGAAGCAGAGACTGAAAACCCACCTGCTCACCCACACAATCAAGACGCCATTTCAGTGCACTTCATGCTTTCGGAGCTTCTCGGATAAGGCTCACCTGAAAGACCACTTGCGCATCCATACGGCGGAGAAACCgtttcattgccttttatgccctcAGAGTTTCTCACGAAAGTATGACCTGAAAGatcacctgcgcacccacacaggcgagaagccatatcagtgcccttcatgctctcggggcTTCTCAAAAAAATGTCACCTGAAAGCACACCTGGTGACTCACACAaacgagaagccatatcagtgcccttcatgctctcggagcttctcgcgAAAAACCTCCCTGAAAGACCACCTGTGCagccacacaggtgagaagccatatcagtgcccttcatgctctcggggcTTCTCACGAAAGGGCTACCTGAAAAAGCACCTCCCCACTCActcaggcgagaagccatttgagtgcccttTATGCTCCCAGGCATTCTTACGAAAGTATGACCTGAAAGCGCACCTGGTGACTCACACAaccgagaagccatttgactgcccttcatgctgTCAGACCTTCTCACGAAAGTATGACCTGAAAgttcacctgcgcacccacacaggcgagaagccatatcagtgcccttcatgctctcagagcttctcacactGCAGCACCTTCAGGAAACACatgaggcgagaagccatttcagtgcccacTCTACCTTCAGAGATTCTCGTTCAGAAATGCCCTAAAGATACACCATGCAGTGCATTCATACAGGTGACCGGCCATAAAGTTGCACCGTCTCCTCCAGGTCCTCATCACTTGAACGGACTTCAGAGAGCACAGCACCATGGTGCTGTAATGTAGGTCAACAATCTTGTTGAACTAGAGTCTTAGTTACTTACTCTTAGATTCTGTGCTGCAAGATTAGACGGTCACACGTGCAACGAAACGACAATAGGTCCATTGATAAAGCATGTGCGTGtgatgacggtgaaaacatacGGTCGTAACTTTTTTCTGAGTGGATTCTAAtttggaaatatcctttatgcgTTGAGGCGACcacactacagaagcatactctaaAACAGGTCTAATTAGTGATTTATAGGCTGTAAGCTTGCACTCTTTAGTGCCTTGTTTTAAAGTTCGTTTTAGGCACCCTAATTTTTGCAGCGCTTTATAGCAGACTATTGATATGATTATGCCAACTAAGGGTTGGCATAACTAAGGTTAGGTTAGTTGTGAAAGTAAGTCCAAAGCATTTGTACTTGTTAACTTCGTTAATACTGTACCCTTGAGTGGCGTACGTGAATTTTAGGGGCTGTTTCTTGTTAGTAAAAGTCATTGCCACAGTTTTGCTGAAGGTAATGTTTATCTGTCATGTGTTACTCCAGTCTGAAAATGATGAAAATATGTTGTTAAGCACTTTTTGATCACGAAGAGTACGAATGTTGGAATAGATCACGCAATCATCTGCGTAGAGATATTTTCACTTGTGTGTTTCTGGCTACTTCAATAATGTCATTAACATATATGATGAATAAGAGCGGCCCGAGAACTGAGCCCTGCAGCACCCGTGACATTACCTGAGCTATAGAAGAGGTTTTGCAATTAAAAGTGACAGATTGAAGTCGGAGGTGCAGGTAACCGGATATCTAGTCAATTAGTTTATTACCAGGAAAGATTGCAGCAAGTTGTAGTATTCAATGGCTTACCCTGTGAAATGCTTTTGAGTAGTCGAAAAAGATGGCATCAAGCTGACCGCGGTTATTTAGTGATATGGCTATGTCATGCGTAAATTCTAATAATTGTGCTGTAGAAAATCCTGgtcgaaaaccatgctgctgtgGGGACAGAAAGTTATTTGCCGATAAATACTGAATGATGTGCTCGAGAAGTTTGCAACATGTGGGCAGCTAGTGATTAGCTGTTTGCTACCAGAATTGAAGATGGGAATGATGTTAGCTTGTTTCTAAACCTGGGGAACTCAGAGACGTCTCAAGAGATTTGTTAAATATAACTGTCAAGTACCGGGCATTCCCTTCAGAGTATCGCTGTAAATATTTGTTTGGCCCTCCGTCAGCTCCAAAACTTTTTGTAGTATCAATTGTTAGTAATAAGTTGTGAACACAAGCGTAAGTTATAACGAGAGCAGGACGCTCTGGTAAAGTGTTGTTGATGCAAAAAGGGGGACCGACGCCATCGTCCTGACAAAAAACAGACTGAAAATAAGCGTTGAAAGTTTTGGAAATAATCAGAGGATCAGAGAAAGGGTGATCGTTAATGATCAATGATGAAGTGTCATGAGCAGCCGGAAGCACCGTTTTCAAAACATCGATGAGTTTTCTTTCAAGAATGTTGATAACATGGTGTCGAAATAAAAGTGTCTGGCTTTGTGCATTTTTGGTTTTTAATTCGGGCTGAAGCTGGTGCAGTATTGAGCATTAGTTGCTATGACTCACATTTTTATGTTTCCGGAGCCTCTCGATGCCCCTGATAAGATGAATATTGTCCCCATTATACGAAGGGTGCTTCAAGTTGCGTTTCACACACTTCTTGGAAACAAACTGCGGGATGCATTTCTTGAGAATGTTGCAGAACATATCAAACAAGTTGTCCACACTGCAAATGCTGCTATATTGTAGAAAAGCGTCAGAAGAGGATGCTAGAATATTACCAATAGAATTGTCATCAGCATGGGAAAAATTATTGACAATCTGAAAATCAAGTCTTGCGCTCACAAGTGAAATCAACCTTCAGCAGAACTTCCTTGTGATCGGACAGGCCTTCTATGATTTGGCAGTCCTATCCATTTTGTAGTAACCTTTGGTTAAGGAAAATAAGATCAAGGATTGAGCTCTCACGGGTAACGCTACTAACAAGCTGTGTCAGATCTAAGAACAAAACCAAAGTCAATAAGCGAGTCACAAATTGGCCTCTCACGACCATACGAAGCCAATGTACTCCAGTTAATACAAGGGGTATTCAAATCACCAGCAAGGATCAATTTACAGTTGTCAAGCTTGTGTTTTAATATATAATTGCAACAATctggaaatatattttttttggaATCAGGAGGCTGGTATAAAGTGCATGTACCCACCACAAGATCACCTATATATAATTTGCACCATACCGACTCTGTGTTAAGAAGACTCGGTATCACTACAAAATCAATGCCTTTGAGAATAAATAAAGCTACTCCGCCGCCCCTACCTCTTAACCTATCACATCGCAAGACAGAGTAATTAGGAGGCACGAACTCACCTTCCGTGACCAAGTCGTTTAGCCAGGTCTCACTGACACAGATAAGAGATGGTTGATGGCATTCAATTAGCGAATTGAAGTGAACTGGCTTGTTCAATAGGCTGCGTGCATTTATATTCAGAATGGTTAGGTTGTATCTATCCCGAAGTAACTCTGTGCTGCTAGTGGTGGGTAGGTTGCTGGAAGTTTTGATAAGCGACTTGCTAGTGTCATCCCAGGAGTAGCAGATGCTGTCTAATATCAGAATGCCAAAGGTGAGTCGAACCTTGTTCACGTTCTTCCTAAGCTCAACCGAATTACCCACAAAGTTTTGCGAGTTTGCCACACAGGGAAAGAAAAATTCTCACTGATATGAGTATCTGACCCTATGAATTCAATAGCATTCCTTAGTATCGAACTCTTCACTCTGAAATTGAGCAGCTTAAGTATGATAGGTCTCACCTTTGTGCACCGAGCCAATGACTGCACTCAACGCAGTTGCATTCTATTTTCAGTTTCGTGGAAAGGAGCTTCAGCACAGTGGCAAGTAGTTGCTCTTGGAATTCAGGCGATGGCTCAGGCACACCATAGATTATTAAGTTGTTCCTACGTGATTGGTTTTCTAAATCATTTTTTCTACCCAGCAGTTCGATGGCTTTCCTAAGGTCGTCGACTGTTTCTTCTAGAGTATACACACGCTGGTCGATGCCAGCGGTGGCCGACGCCTTGCTTCTATTTTCGAAATCCTATCTTCAAATGCATCAATTTTAGCGGTCAGACTTACTAAACCTTGGCTGAATTCTGTTTGCCCTTCTAGCAGTTCCGTGAGCACATGTTCAGATTTTGTGTCTGGGCCAGGGTTTGACTTTACATCACCCGACATAATTAGCAACATTCTCAAGGAATGCAACAAACAAGAAAAGGTACACAAAAGGCACTCAGGGtccagcagaagcagcaaacaacAATCGTCACTTCTGAAGCAATGCACATGGTGTCTATTGCTTACCTGCAAGATGAAGCAAGCAACGTTGAGACAGCCGTTCGCCATGCTGCTACCGGACCCACTGAAGAGCAGAAGCCGTGAGTCTGGCTTTATATCGTCCTGCGATCACGTGAGCGTTGCAGCAGTAGTCCGCCATCCACTGTTTGACCAGCACCGATGAGGTTCGTTGTCGTCGATAAGCAGGTTCTCGTGTGATACGAAATCACATGTGCCGTTGAAGGTGGAGTCCAAGTTCGTATGTACCGGAATGCCACGCAATCGACAAATGGAAAAAGCATAGTCCTCTGGATAGTGGCGGCCGACGCAAGCAGAGATCTGCAAGATGAAGCACGCAAAGTTCAGACAGCTGTTCGCCATGCCGCTACCAGACTCACTATTAGTCGCATATTTTAACGCCTTGTagaatacatcaattttgtccactttataGATGTCCTACTTGTAGcattttacagaattgtgatatttttcattgccgagttagatgtaaacttgatagtttcattttctgaaaattcgtGATTTTCAAAATTGTTATTAAAAAACtgatggcctaaataaaaaattcactaCAAACAATCACTAGATTCTATTTCCTTTATATGCAGCAAACCTCGTGGTCTGGTGCTGTAGTTGTCAAGAagaatgatttctcctttcccacacATTTAGAATGGAGCCCCGAAGCCTAAGCTTGCTcgtaaagggtccctgaaacactTGCGGGGTCACCATATTTTGTCTTCATCTTTTCTCAACACGTTATCGAACACAGAGCAAAAGGATTTATGAGAACTGACCCACATAATGTCGTCGTAgctgagaaagaaaacaaaatacagttaaactttaattaaccctttgagggtcaaattattttgaaagaaactttcccaggtggtcaaattactttattgcggatcttgaatctACAGAAGGTataagtcgggaataaatagtaaacaaaaaaattatgaACAGTATTTTGTTGTCGGCATCACTctgaactgcaaaatgttcaatagtatttcagagtgtggtactccttgaaacatgTGTCTATGCACagtgccttatcgcagtctgcacacttAAAGAGTGTGTCTGTTCTCCTCTTGGAGTAACGAGTTGTGTTGGCACACACAGTACATATTCTCTGCGTGCGGCTGGCTTGAGCAGAGGTCTGAGGCAACCTCTCGCGTATGCGCGTTGCCGCAGATAGCGatcgagaatacctcgtgagtgacggtgataaacaagctaagagcagcgccaatcaagatcgaaatcaacttccgccgcccctgcaagagagtgccgacaaagataaaaatcgtttcgcgcgcctccgatGCGATCACGCGGCAGAACCGAaaccgcgttgccgctgagagcgagaatacgtCGCGAGCGGCGATGATCaccaagctaagagcagcgccaatcaaaaTTGAAATCAACTTCCCCAacccctgcaagagagtgccaacaatgagaaaaatcacgtttcgcgggCTTCCATTGCTATCACgcgccgaaaccgaaaccgcaaaaggggtgttgccgcagtctgcgtgACGCGCTGAAGATAGAAATCGGTTGTGTTTATCTCTAAAAGAACGTAGCACCAATTTCAAACGGatcttgtaagtgctaagaggtggcagcacctcccggtgAGTACACATCaccattatggcgcgaaatttcaaactgaGAGTCGGATCCGTACCCGTACGGctaagaccttgcgggacagaaaaccgccgccgtacatgtacggataaaaccttcaaagggttaacagAAGTCGGCGAAAATAgctatttgctttgttatattgtgGCTTTTCATTATTCGAAAAGTAATCGATGTTCATTTGTATCTCAAAAATTACTGTTTGCATGCCCCAGCAAACTATGTATGTTCATTGTAATCATTATTGTTACACTACAGATGTCTGAATGATGTGTTCTTTAggctctgttctttttttcagtaTTCTCATTGGTACATATGAACTTGTTCTCTTATACCAATTCATGTATTTGTTGCCTCTTGGTTCTAGTCTACATGGTTCATCGTGGATTCTTTGGATCTTATTCTTTtcgtgcctttattttttttttacaaatgggtCCTTTTTGGAGGAATTGATTGTTCAGTAAGCTTTCTACCGTCTGTTTCACCAGAGCACCAAATAAATGCCAGTGTTTGTTGAGTATTCATTGTCtgttcttgatatttcaatagTTTATTGACAGCATGTAATATAGGgatgttagcattttattgtaTCTGGGGCTGCAAGGGAAGTTTAATGACGGCAGATGGAACTTCATTATTAACACAGAAGGAACCTGGTATAAGTAACATAGATGAGCAATCTAATGTTTGAGTCGAATGTCAAGTCCACCATGCGTAATTCATTCTTACATTTTATTTCAACTAATGTACCAGCATTTCTATAAGCACTAGGGTGACATATATTTGTGGAAATATTTGTATAAACTTTACACATTGAATTGGGCTTATATATAAATTTGCACTGTGTAATACATTATGTGCAGAAGCCAAGAAATTGGGCCAATCCTGTTTTTTGAAATTTGAAAAAGATGCTTTCTGAAT
This genomic window contains:
- the LOC135896021 gene encoding zinc finger protein 271-like isoform X1 encodes the protein MSLAESITAKRVRHVPSKVLGQVEVGMQHSLPLADKSVGCSLKPGSESRSVQTTEAVEQLSSTSASRTLISASTAKCDISKQGCFHRCQLCDYKTDELFLLEEHASVHTGEKLFHCPLCPQSFPQEQRLKTHLLTHTIKTPFQCTSCFRSFSDKAHLKDHLRIHTEEKPFHCLLCPQSFSRKYDLKVHLRTHTGEKPYQCPSCSWGFSKKYHLKAHLVTHTNEKPYQCPSCSQSFSRKTSLKDHLCSHTTEKPYQCPSCSRSFSRKTSLKDHLLTHTGEKPYECPSCSQRFSRKSCMKAHLHTHTASRPLISASTAKCDNSKQGCFHRCQLCDYETDELFLLEEHASDHTGEKLFHCPLCHRRFPQKQRLKTHLLTHTIKTPFQCTSCFRSFSDKAHLKDHLRIHTAEKPFHCLLCPQSFSRKYDLKDHLRTHTGEKPYQCPSCSRGFSKKCHLKAHLVTHTNEKPYQCPSCSRSFSRKTSLKDHLCSHTGEKPYQCPSCSRGFSRKGYLKKHLPTHSGEKPFECPLCSQAFLRKYDLKAHLVTHTTEKPFDCPSCCQTFSRKYDLKVHLRTHTGEKPYQCPSCSQSFSHCSTFRKHMRREAISVPTLPSEILVQKCPKDTPCSAFIQVTGHKVAPSPPGPHHLNGLQRAQHHGAVM
- the LOC135896021 gene encoding zinc finger protein OZF-like isoform X3; the encoded protein is MSLAESITAKRVRHVPSKVLGQVEVGMQHSLPLADKSVGCSLKPGSESRSVQTTEAVEQLSSTSASRPLISASTAKCDNSKQGCFHRCQLCDYETDELFLLEEHASDHTGEKLFHCPLCHRRFPQKQRLKTHLLTHTIKTPFQCTSCFRSFSDKAHLKDHLRIHTAEKPFHCLLCPQSFSRKYDLKDHLRTHTGEKPYQCPSCSRGFSKKCHLKAHLVTHTNEKPYQCPSCSRSFSRKTSLKDHLCSHTGEKPYQCPSCSRGFSRKGYLKKHLPTHSGEKPFECPLCSQAFLRKYDLKAHLVTHTTEKPFDCPSCCQTFSRKYDLKVHLRTHTGEKPYQCPSCSQSFSHCSTFRKHMRREAISVPTLPSEILVQKCPKDTPCSAFIQVTGHKVAPSPPGPHHLNGLQRAQHHGAVM